One region of Mucilaginibacter gotjawali genomic DNA includes:
- a CDS encoding ABC transporter permease: MSLINLIRIALKALQRNKLRALLTMLGIIIGVAAVIAMVAIGQGSKQSIHDQLSKMGTNMITVQAASNLTGGVKIAGSSFQTLTIKDIVALKANPVYITEVSPSVSAKGQSINGALNWPTTMAGVAPEYLDIRKLTIRDGIAFSDNDVLTSAKVCLIGQTVIDNLFPNGENPIGKVIRFGNIPFQVIGVLSAKGFNAFGQDQDDILIAPYTSVQKRILATIYYQNIYASAVDESVTDSAVSEMTRVLRTSHRLTNAEDNDFTVRTQQELIATLSSTSGLLTVLLTVIAGISLVIGGIGIMNIMYVSVTERTREIGLRMSIGARGKDILLQFLMEAILISLTGGVIGVLLGFLSTWLVTLLLKWPTVVSNSSVLLSFVVCALTGIFFGYYPAQKASRLDPIEALRYE; the protein is encoded by the coding sequence ATGAGTTTAATTAACCTGATACGGATTGCTTTAAAGGCGCTGCAGCGAAACAAGCTGAGAGCCTTGTTAACCATGCTTGGTATTATTATCGGGGTGGCGGCGGTTATCGCGATGGTGGCTATCGGCCAGGGGTCGAAACAAAGCATTCACGACCAGCTATCGAAGATGGGCACCAATATGATCACCGTACAGGCGGCGAGTAATTTAACCGGCGGCGTAAAAATAGCGGGGAGCAGTTTCCAAACGCTTACCATTAAAGATATTGTCGCCCTAAAGGCTAACCCGGTTTATATTACAGAAGTATCGCCCTCGGTTTCCGCTAAAGGACAGTCCATCAATGGTGCGCTTAACTGGCCTACAACCATGGCCGGCGTAGCGCCAGAGTATCTCGACATTCGTAAATTAACCATTAGGGATGGTATCGCCTTCAGCGACAATGATGTTTTAACCTCTGCCAAAGTTTGTTTGATAGGGCAAACGGTTATTGATAACCTTTTCCCGAACGGCGAAAACCCCATCGGCAAGGTGATCCGTTTCGGTAATATCCCATTCCAGGTTATCGGCGTGTTAAGCGCCAAAGGTTTCAACGCCTTCGGGCAAGACCAGGACGATATATTAATCGCACCCTATACATCGGTACAAAAGCGTATTCTCGCTACCATCTATTACCAAAACATCTACGCTTCGGCAGTTGATGAGTCGGTTACCGATTCGGCTGTGAGCGAAATGACCAGGGTACTGCGGACCTCCCACCGTTTAACTAACGCGGAGGACAATGACTTTACCGTACGTACCCAGCAGGAACTGATCGCCACGCTCAGTTCCACCAGCGGTCTGCTTACCGTTTTATTAACAGTTATTGCCGGCATCTCCCTGGTGATCGGCGGTATCGGGATTATGAACATTATGTATGTATCAGTAACAGAACGTACCCGCGAGATCGGGCTTCGTATGTCTATAGGCGCCCGGGGCAAGGATATATTGCTGCAGTTTTTGATGGAAGCAATTTTGATCAGTTTAACCGGCGGGGTTATAGGTGTGCTGCTGGGTTTTCTGTCTACCTGGCTGGTAACCCTGTTACTCAAATGGCCAACAGTAGTTTCCAACTCTTCGGTATTGTTATCCTTTGTTGTTTGCGCCCTTACCGGTATTTTCTTTGGCTATTATCCAGCACAAAAAGCTTCCAGGCTCGATCCGATTGAGGCTTTGAGGTATGAATGA
- a CDS encoding ABC transporter ATP-binding protein has protein sequence MSKKILEIKDLKRDFIMGSETVHALRGVTFDVLAGEFVTIMGSSGSGKTTLLNILGCLDKPSIGDYFLDGVDVKSLSRDELAQLRNHKIGFVFQSYNLLPRTTALENVELPLLYNKEVSAVERRERAMHALESVKLAERMDHTPSQLSGGQQQRVAIARALVNEPVMILADEATGNLDSRTSYEIMALMQELNSHQGKTIVFVTHEPDIASFSSRTIQLRDGRIQKDFQIADKRSAAEVLKNLPHTDDY, from the coding sequence ATGAGCAAAAAGATATTAGAAATAAAGGATTTGAAACGCGATTTCATAATGGGCAGCGAAACGGTACATGCCCTGCGGGGAGTTACCTTTGACGTACTGGCCGGCGAGTTTGTTACCATTATGGGCAGCAGCGGGTCGGGTAAAACAACTTTATTGAATATTTTGGGATGCCTGGATAAACCGTCCATCGGCGATTATTTTTTGGATGGTGTAGACGTTAAAAGTTTATCGCGTGACGAACTGGCCCAATTGCGCAATCATAAAATTGGTTTTGTTTTTCAATCATATAACCTGTTACCGCGTACTACCGCGCTTGAAAATGTGGAGTTGCCTCTACTGTACAACAAAGAGGTAAGTGCCGTTGAGCGCCGCGAAAGGGCTATGCATGCTTTAGAATCGGTAAAACTAGCCGAGCGGATGGACCACACCCCAAGCCAGCTTTCCGGCGGGCAGCAGCAGCGGGTTGCGATAGCAAGAGCCCTGGTTAACGAGCCGGTAATGATACTGGCAGACGAAGCCACCGGCAACCTTGACAGCCGTACATCCTACGAGATCATGGCCCTGATGCAGGAACTGAACAGTCACCAGGGAAAAACCATTGTGTTTGTAACGCACGAACCGGACATTGCTTCCTTTAGCAGCCGTACTATACAGTTACGTGATGGCAGAATACAAAAAGACTTTCAGATAGCAGATAAACGTTCGGCAGCGGAAGTGTTGAAAAACTTGCCGCATACAGATGATTATTAA
- a CDS encoding efflux RND transporter periplasmic adaptor subunit, which produces MKPIVKKILVVAVVLIAIVLVWVIFFRTKEIPATVVTQKPVYGYIAQSVTATGRIEPVDTVTVGTQVSGIISSLYVDFNSKVKKGELLAQLDKSLLQATLDQYKGVLQNAQSQLLFAKNNYERQNTLFKAEAISKADFDSALNTYNAAQAGVASAQAQVRLAQKNLSYADIYSPIDGVILNRSISIGQTVAASFSTPTLFIIAKDITKMEVQANVDEADIGDVKAGDRASFTVDAFINDRFGGKVTEIRLHPTVSANVVNYTTIINAPNDDMKLKPGMTANIIIYTKEVNNAMLIPSKALAFAPDSSLMANYQIEGRVSKKSKRKAAGAAGTNASSQVSHTAKSRSDTSGVVKQKASVWILQGTKLVQKRIEIGLNDNTSVEVLSGLTENDQVAVGINGGAKGSGAASVGGSPFMPKRPSGGGRTR; this is translated from the coding sequence ATGAAACCAATAGTAAAAAAAATCCTTGTCGTTGCGGTGGTATTGATAGCCATAGTACTGGTTTGGGTCATATTTTTTCGCACAAAAGAAATTCCGGCAACGGTAGTAACACAAAAACCGGTTTATGGTTATATCGCCCAAAGTGTTACCGCTACAGGTAGAATTGAACCGGTTGATACCGTGACTGTGGGCACCCAGGTATCAGGCATCATCAGTTCTTTATATGTCGATTTCAATTCGAAAGTAAAAAAAGGCGAACTTTTGGCGCAACTGGATAAATCATTGCTGCAGGCTACGCTCGATCAGTATAAAGGCGTTTTGCAAAATGCGCAAAGCCAGTTGTTGTTTGCAAAAAACAATTACGAGCGGCAAAACACCTTGTTTAAAGCGGAGGCCATCAGCAAGGCTGATTTTGACAGTGCGCTGAATACCTATAACGCGGCGCAAGCAGGCGTTGCCAGCGCGCAGGCACAGGTACGGCTGGCGCAAAAAAATTTATCCTATGCAGATATTTATTCGCCGATTGACGGAGTGATCCTGAACCGCAGCATCAGTATCGGGCAAACGGTGGCGGCAAGTTTCAGCACCCCTACCCTGTTCATCATCGCCAAAGATATCACCAAAATGGAAGTGCAGGCCAACGTAGATGAAGCAGATATAGGCGATGTAAAAGCCGGTGACCGGGCATCGTTTACTGTAGATGCTTTTATTAACGACCGGTTTGGCGGAAAGGTAACCGAAATACGCCTGCATCCCACGGTATCAGCAAATGTGGTTAACTATACCACCATTATCAACGCGCCGAATGACGATATGAAACTAAAACCGGGGATGACGGCCAATATCATCATCTATACAAAAGAAGTTAACAATGCTATGCTCATTCCATCAAAAGCGCTCGCTTTTGCCCCGGATTCTTCATTGATGGCGAACTACCAGATTGAAGGGCGTGTTAGCAAAAAAAGCAAACGCAAAGCAGCCGGCGCTGCCGGAACCAATGCTAGCAGCCAGGTTTCGCATACCGCCAAAAGCCGGAGCGATACTTCGGGCGTAGTTAAACAAAAAGCATCGGTGTGGATATTGCAGGGAACCAAACTGGTACAAAAAAGAATAGAGATAGGCCTGAACGACAATACTTCGGTTGAAGTATTGTCCGGCTTAACAGAAAACGACCAGGTGGCGGTGGGCATCAATGGTGGGGCTAAAGGCTCGGGGGCGGCATCGGTTGGCGGCAGCCCGTTTATGCCAAAACGGCCATCAGGAGGCGGCAGAACGCGATGA
- a CDS encoding TolC family protein, protein MPLKPKFLLSLVLLLACFNNLFAQDSTLMGTTINWDLAKCIDYAKKNNILINTYRLSLLTSQQQYLLAKAARLPNLSGSATQNFSHQNAGSYDPATGTGGGSGLSASGSYSLNSSVTLYNGNLINNTIQQANLSVESANLSIIQQENDITLQITQAYLAVLLDKENIIYDTDLVNTSATQVKLEQQKYDVGAVARYALIQLQAQQSTDQFTLINAKNTEKGDLLTLKQLLLLTSDVNFDIIKPDTIVPIDTVTAFKTVEQTALQNRPEVKSSELGVKIAQYGVDIAKAGYKPVLSAGGALNTSYSTGQGSLPYQLNNNFNQEVGLTLSVPIFTRRVVKTQVEEAKINVDQADLNLKNTRITLSQSVERAYLNVTNAKSQYDAALQQYNFNKEGYRIATEQLKVGAINTVDYSVQKNLFIQAQQAFIQAKYNELLTLKIYDFYRGIPIKL, encoded by the coding sequence ATGCCGTTAAAACCAAAATTTCTTTTATCGCTGGTGTTGCTCCTGGCCTGTTTCAACAACCTTTTTGCGCAGGACAGTACCCTTATGGGCACTACCATAAACTGGGACCTGGCAAAATGCATTGACTACGCAAAAAAGAACAACATCTTGATCAACACCTACCGTTTGTCGCTGTTAACCAGTCAGCAGCAATACTTACTGGCAAAGGCTGCCAGGCTGCCAAATTTAAGCGGCAGTGCTACACAAAACTTTAGTCATCAAAATGCGGGGAGTTACGATCCGGCGACGGGGACTGGCGGCGGCTCCGGGCTTAGCGCTTCGGGGTCATATAGTTTAAATTCATCGGTAACCTTGTACAATGGCAATTTAATTAATAACACCATTCAGCAGGCCAACCTTTCGGTTGAATCGGCCAACCTGAGTATTATACAACAGGAAAATGATATCACCCTGCAAATTACGCAGGCTTACCTGGCTGTTTTGCTGGATAAGGAAAATATTATTTATGATACCGATTTGGTGAACACATCTGCAACCCAGGTAAAACTGGAACAGCAGAAATATGATGTAGGGGCGGTGGCCCGTTATGCACTTATCCAACTGCAGGCGCAGCAATCAACCGACCAGTTTACGCTTATCAATGCAAAAAACACCGAAAAGGGCGATCTCCTCACCCTAAAACAATTGCTGCTTTTAACCAGCGATGTAAATTTCGACATTATAAAGCCCGATACCATTGTACCAATTGATACGGTTACGGCATTTAAAACTGTTGAGCAAACGGCCCTGCAAAACCGCCCCGAAGTAAAAAGCAGCGAACTGGGTGTAAAAATTGCGCAATATGGCGTGGATATAGCAAAGGCCGGTTACAAGCCCGTTTTATCGGCAGGTGGCGCGCTTAATACCAGCTATAGTACCGGCCAGGGGAGTTTGCCTTACCAGTTGAACAACAACTTTAACCAGGAAGTAGGGCTTACGCTTTCGGTACCCATTTTTACCAGGAGGGTGGTAAAAACCCAGGTAGAAGAAGCTAAAATAAACGTGGACCAGGCCGACCTCAACTTAAAAAACACCCGGATCACCTTATCACAATCAGTTGAGCGCGCTTACCTGAATGTGACTAACGCCAAAAGCCAGTACGATGCCGCATTGCAGCAATATAATTTCAATAAGGAGGGCTACCGCATTGCTACCGAACAACTAAAGGTGGGCGCTATCAACACGGTGGATTATTCGGTACAAAAAAACCTTTTTATACAAGCACAGCAGGCCTTTATACAGGCAAAATATAACGAATTACTTACCCTGAAGATCTATGATTTTTACAGAGGAATACCTATTAAACTTTAA
- the katG gene encoding catalase/peroxidase HPI, producing the protein MANMISEGPTPNDAAKCPFLGGALKQSAGSGTRNRDWWPNQLKLNILRQNSSLSNPMGEAFNYAEEFKSLDLAAVKKDIFDLMTTSQDWWPADYGHYGPFFIRMAWHSAGTYRISDGRGGAGFGTQRFAPLNSWPDNANLDKARLLLWPIKKKYGKKLSWADLMILTGNCALESMGLKTFGFGGGRADVWEPSEDIYWGAESTWLGDNRYTGDRELENPLAAVQMGLIYVNPEGPNGNPDPAASARDIRETFGRMAMNDEETVALIAGGHTFGKTHGAADPGKYVGKEPAAAPIEEQGLGWKNAYGTGNADDTITSGLEGAWTTTPAQWSNNYFENLFGFEWQLTKSPAGAYQWKPKDGAGADTVPDAHDPAKRHAPTMLTTDIALRVDPAYEKISRYFHENPDHFADAFARAWFKLTHRDMGPRARYLGPEVPAEELIWQDPIPSVTHELINDGDIAALKSKILASGLSVSQLVSAAWASASTFRGSDKRGGANGARIRLAPQKDWEVNKPAELAKVLETLGGIQSEFNGGQPGGKQVSLADLIVLGGSAAVEQAAKNAGHEVKVRFTPGRTDASQEQTDVESFAVLEPAADGFRNYYSNRQTALPEEMLIDKAQLLTLTAPELTVLVGGMRVLNTNFDGAQHGVFTRRPGVLSNDFFVNLLDLGTTWKPTSDAGKIFTGADRKTGEIKWTGTRADLVFGSNSELRAVAEVYACEDAQAQFVHDFVAAWTKVMNLDRFDLI; encoded by the coding sequence ATGGCAAATATGATCTCTGAAGGGCCTACACCTAACGATGCGGCAAAGTGTCCGTTTCTTGGTGGCGCACTCAAACAAAGCGCAGGCAGTGGTACCAGAAACCGCGACTGGTGGCCTAACCAACTAAAATTAAACATACTTCGTCAAAACTCATCGCTTTCAAACCCGATGGGAGAGGCATTTAATTATGCTGAGGAATTTAAGAGCCTTGACCTGGCGGCAGTGAAAAAGGACATCTTCGACCTGATGACCACGTCGCAGGACTGGTGGCCGGCCGATTATGGTCATTATGGCCCGTTCTTTATCCGGATGGCCTGGCACAGTGCGGGTACATACCGTATCTCTGACGGTCGCGGAGGCGCCGGCTTCGGTACCCAACGTTTTGCACCGCTGAACAGCTGGCCCGATAATGCAAACCTGGACAAAGCACGCCTGCTGCTGTGGCCGATAAAAAAGAAATACGGCAAAAAACTCTCATGGGCCGATCTGATGATCCTCACCGGCAACTGCGCCCTGGAATCAATGGGCCTTAAAACCTTTGGGTTTGGCGGCGGGCGGGCAGACGTATGGGAGCCATCCGAAGATATCTATTGGGGAGCCGAAAGTACGTGGCTGGGAGACAACCGCTATACCGGCGACCGTGAACTGGAGAACCCGCTGGCTGCCGTGCAGATGGGGTTGATCTATGTGAACCCTGAAGGCCCTAACGGAAACCCCGACCCGGCTGCTTCGGCCCGTGACATCCGCGAAACCTTCGGCCGCATGGCCATGAATGACGAAGAGACCGTTGCACTTATTGCAGGTGGCCACACTTTTGGGAAAACCCATGGCGCTGCCGACCCCGGAAAATATGTAGGAAAGGAACCTGCAGCGGCACCGATAGAAGAACAGGGCCTCGGCTGGAAAAACGCCTACGGCACCGGCAACGCAGACGATACCATTACCAGCGGCCTGGAAGGTGCATGGACCACTACGCCGGCCCAATGGAGCAATAACTATTTTGAAAATCTCTTCGGCTTCGAATGGCAGCTTACCAAAAGCCCTGCCGGTGCATATCAATGGAAACCGAAGGATGGCGCAGGCGCCGATACCGTGCCCGATGCACACGATCCGGCAAAACGCCATGCCCCAACGATGCTCACTACGGACATAGCCCTGCGTGTTGACCCTGCCTATGAGAAGATCTCGAGATACTTTCATGAAAACCCTGATCATTTTGCAGATGCTTTTGCCCGTGCCTGGTTCAAACTCACCCATCGCGATATGGGGCCGCGCGCCCGTTACCTCGGTCCGGAAGTGCCTGCAGAAGAATTGATCTGGCAGGACCCAATACCATCCGTTACGCATGAACTGATCAACGACGGGGATATCGCCGCGCTGAAGAGCAAGATCCTTGCGTCGGGACTTTCGGTATCGCAACTGGTATCTGCTGCATGGGCTTCGGCTTCAACCTTCAGAGGTTCTGATAAGCGTGGTGGCGCCAACGGCGCACGCATCCGCCTGGCACCTCAAAAGGACTGGGAAGTAAACAAACCCGCAGAATTAGCAAAAGTGTTAGAAACGCTTGGCGGGATTCAATCGGAGTTCAACGGTGGCCAGCCCGGTGGTAAACAAGTTTCGCTGGCTGACCTGATTGTTTTAGGTGGCAGCGCCGCTGTTGAACAGGCTGCAAAGAATGCCGGACACGAAGTGAAAGTGCGTTTCACTCCCGGAAGGACAGATGCATCGCAGGAGCAAACCGATGTGGAGTCGTTCGCGGTGCTTGAACCTGCTGCAGATGGTTTCCGCAATTATTACAGCAACCGCCAAACGGCGCTGCCTGAGGAAATGCTGATAGATAAGGCACAACTGTTGACACTGACGGCACCCGAACTGACCGTTTTGGTTGGCGGCATGCGCGTGTTGAACACGAATTTCGATGGGGCGCAGCATGGCGTGTTTACCAGGCGCCCCGGCGTACTCAGCAACGACTTTTTTGTGAACCTGCTTGACCTTGGCACCACCTGGAAACCTACCTCGGATGCCGGGAAAATATTTACCGGCGCTGACCGCAAGACAGGCGAAATTAAATGGACAGGCACCCGTGCCGACCTGGTCTTCGGGTCCAATTCCGAGCTAAGGGCCGTAGCCGAAGTTTACGCCTGTGAAGATGCGCAGGCGCAATTTGTGCATGACTTTGTGGCGGCCTGGACCAAGGTGATGAACCTGGACCGGTTTGATTTAATTTAG
- a CDS encoding DUF1003 domain-containing protein yields MEHSKNWHEKHREASKFGQRLADTVASGMGSWRFIIIQTAIVGAWMLLNVVGFMRHWDVYPFILLNLLFSTQAAYAAPIIMMAQNRQSERDRHHAEQDYRTNLEAKKEIELLIERLNVIEIEKLDKILELLQVDKHEKKKTV; encoded by the coding sequence ATGGAACATAGTAAAAATTGGCACGAAAAACACAGAGAAGCATCGAAATTCGGACAGCGCCTTGCCGATACTGTCGCAAGCGGCATGGGCTCCTGGCGCTTCATCATCATACAAACAGCCATCGTTGGTGCCTGGATGTTGCTAAATGTTGTGGGTTTTATGCGCCATTGGGACGTCTATCCGTTCATCCTGTTAAACCTGTTGTTTTCCACCCAGGCTGCGTATGCCGCGCCGATCATCATGATGGCACAGAACCGCCAGAGCGAACGTGACCGCCACCACGCCGAACAGGATTACAGGACCAATTTAGAAGCAAAAAAAGAGATAGAGTTACTTATAGAAAGATTAAACGTCATCGAGATTGAAAAACTGGATAAAATACTGGAACTGTTGCAAGTGGACAAGCACGAAAAAAAGAAAACAGTTTAA
- a CDS encoding DUF72 domain-containing protein, whose protein sequence is MTHQFYGGTSGLLLAMPKRDFPPEHHDKSRLAFYALHQNSIEINSSFYKLPRAKTISRWVAEVPDQFLFTFKLWKGITHQKELLFNNNDVTRFMEAISSANEKRGCLLIQFPPGLQANAKPQLQELLKSVKAYDWRAAVEFRHPSWYRDSIFELLNAYQAAMVIQDMPKSATPLELTADALVYLRFHGPSGNYKGSYSEAFLSEYANYIAEWQQEGRAVFCYFNNTAGAALQNLNFLKHCLTQISPG, encoded by the coding sequence ATGACACATCAATTTTATGGCGGTACCAGCGGTTTGCTGCTCGCTATGCCAAAGCGGGATTTTCCCCCTGAACACCACGATAAATCAAGACTGGCATTTTATGCCCTGCATCAAAACAGCATCGAGATCAACAGCTCGTTTTATAAACTGCCCCGGGCCAAAACGATCAGCAGGTGGGTTGCTGAGGTGCCGGATCAATTTCTTTTCACCTTTAAGCTTTGGAAAGGGATCACGCATCAAAAAGAACTTTTGTTTAACAACAATGATGTCACCCGTTTTATGGAGGCGATATCGTCGGCTAATGAAAAAAGAGGATGCCTGCTGATCCAGTTTCCGCCAGGGCTTCAAGCTAACGCGAAACCGCAGTTACAGGAGCTTTTAAAGTCGGTTAAAGCATATGACTGGCGGGCAGCGGTCGAATTCCGGCATCCGTCGTGGTACCGCGACAGCATATTCGAATTGTTGAATGCTTACCAGGCGGCGATGGTTATCCAGGATATGCCCAAATCAGCTACTCCGCTGGAACTTACGGCTGATGCCCTCGTTTATCTGCGCTTCCACGGCCCTTCGGGTAATTACAAGGGCAGTTACAGCGAAGCATTCCTCTCCGAATATGCAAACTATATAGCGGAGTGGCAGCAGGAAGGCCGGGCCGTGTTTTGTTATTTCAATAACACCGCGGGCGCCGCGCTCCAAAACCTGAACTTTTTAAAGCACTGCCTGACTCAGATTTCACCAGGCTGA